The following are from one region of the Elusimicrobiota bacterium genome:
- a CDS encoding UPF0158 family protein produces the protein MFKINKITVNIDEICGAMENNSMEIKHYFDLETGEIITVSGFNNEYDDENVSDKIDEEPDRYEAIPTISSGEAYRHMEDFIYTVKDEGLKGELSRAINGKGAFRRFKDVLAENPEEQIMWYDFHDKIIKQKATEWLESIGIKVEKDDREDNWIEQEIKKKKELIEQSINMFVELASKIDGIIEIALFGSLATGKKRIAKDIDLMVFIENTDCIDRLALSHRKVLGKFHASPDVFVFTKNKQFLGNICHRKECPSMSVDCQILGCGDIKYLEKRQGFTFNERNIFKDKPKALWLNPQYEVSISEGWFNQIWGK, from the coding sequence TTGATGAAATCTGTGGTGCAATGGAAAACAATTCTATGGAGATTAAGCACTATTTTGATTTGGAAACTGGAGAAATTATTACAGTTTCTGGTTTCAACAATGAATATGATGATGAAAATGTCTCGGATAAAATTGATGAAGAACCTGACCGTTATGAAGCAATACCGACTATATCATCAGGGGAAGCATACCGGCATATGGAAGATTTTATTTATACAGTAAAAGATGAAGGGCTGAAGGGTGAATTAAGTCGTGCTATTAATGGAAAAGGAGCATTCCGAAGATTCAAAGATGTGCTTGCTGAAAATCCTGAAGAACAAATCATGTGGTATGATTTTCATGATAAAATTATTAAACAAAAAGCTACAGAGTGGTTAGAAAGTATCGGGATAAAAGTTGAAAAAGATGACAGAGAGGATAACTGGATTGAACAAGAAATCAAAAAGAAAAAGGAATTGATTGAACAATCAATAAATATGTTTGTAGAGTTAGCAAGTAAAATTGATGGTATAATTGAAATTGCACTTTTTGGCTCGTTAGCAACAGGCAAAAAGAGAATAGCAAAAGATATTGACCTGATGGTTTTTATTGAGAATACAGATTGTATTGATAGGCTTGCGCTATCTCATCGCAAAGTTTTAGGTAAATTTCATGCCAGTCCTGATGTGTTTGTTTTCACTAAAAATAAACAGTTCTTGGGTAATATATGTCATAGGAAAGAATGTCCGTCTATGTCAGTTGATTGCCAAATACTCGGGTGCGGTGATATCAAGTATCTTGAAAAACGGCAGGGTTTTACTTTCAATGAACGAAATATCTTCAAAGACAAACCTAAAGCATTGTGGTTAAATCCACAATATGAGGTAAGTATAAGCGAGGGATGGTTCAATCAGATTTGGGGAAAATAA